A window from Salvia miltiorrhiza cultivar Shanhuang (shh) chromosome 2, IMPLAD_Smil_shh, whole genome shotgun sequence encodes these proteins:
- the LOC131009521 gene encoding GBF-interacting protein 1-like isoform X1 — MSSGVKGGASRVSIPSGVKKTIENIKEITGQNHSEDEIYAMLKECSMDPNETTQKLLLLDTFHEVKRKRDRRKENQNKEPAEKWKPGTQARPNRVGRGNYPSRYASHDAGGGRNSPAIKESSASHLTEKSTSKAPLAAPQDVRKSETSSGTSLITGVSNGPSGIAPQSANPTAIHNKSEKPLLVSSAIDSVKNLNTPPVKDTQQHPILESSENATSIPSALGSYFSSSDAVLLHSQDSPPPSAVGSIHHEVGSQRAPGQMVDDKPTGIKSTSPEILAASEIGVSIEQKMPNDLQRVGKNQHLESTQAPSSTVGVSSGSRPSSNYNNRSQVIGPQKVGPGKEWKPKSTNPNVSQGATAAPLSDVSSIGSHPEPLITPAAATTKEATLELQKKLEESHISESQHVIIPNHLHVPEVEKLGFCFGSFDASFALDINQNGLPADKTPSLSESSETIDEPVKDPELSNQASLAAVEDTESKYPEQPQSNSQGPDKFASGEVEVTSSITTDYNESVIEAAPGSLPHPVVHTSSNYGFGFIPPILGSQLPTSENSESQARDAPRLPGFVVPQSFDPANYYAQFYRSGMDSDGRISPFHAAGAANKYNGNAALVSAQTSQNPQELQGGVPLVLSTASPTPLATQAAGVMQSSIPASQQPHPVFRQPPGVHLPHYPPNYIPYGPYFSPFYVPPPTIHQFLSNGAFPQQPQAGSLYPTAPGTAAKYSASQYKQGSNIGSSAPTGVPGNYGPYGLSPANYTSSSAPAPVTSTSNEDIGVPHVKENNVYSTGQQNEGSGVWFTTPGRDISTLHASSFYNLPQGQLAFTPTQTGHGTFTGIFHPAQGVTPQNVHPLLQQSQGITNPADMVGPTGNVYQQQPQHTQLNWPSNY, encoded by the exons ATGAGCAGTGGGGTTAAGGGAGGTGCAAGTAGGGTTTCGATTCCGAGCGGCGTTAAGAAGACGATCGAGAATATAAAGGAGATTACTGGCCAGAATCACTCCGAAGATGAGATTTATGCAATGCTCAAGGAATGTTCGATGGATCCCAACGAAACTACTCAGAAGCTTCTACTTCTCG ATACCTTTCATGAAGTAAAAAGAAAACGTGACAGGAGAAAGGAG AATCAAAATAAGGAGCCTGCCGAGAAGTGGAAACCTGGCACCCAGGCGAGACCAAATAGAGTTGGTCGTGGGAACTATCCATCACGATATGCATCTCATG ATGCTGGTGGTGGAAGAAATTCACCTGCTATAAAGGAAAGCTCTGCAAGCCACCTTACTGAGAAAAGTACTAGCAAGGCTCCCTTAGCTGCTCCACAAGATGTGAGAAAGAGTGAAACTTCTTCTGGTACCAG CCTGATTACTGGTGTGTCTAATGGTCCTTCTGGGATTGCCCCCCAGAGTGCCAATCCAACTGCTATCCATAATAAATCAGAGAAACCTCTTCTGGTTTCGTCCGCAATTGATTCTGTGAAAAACCTCAATACTCCTCCGGTGAAGGACACTCAGCAGCACCCGATACTGGAGTCATCTGAAAATGCAACATCTATTCCTTCAGCCTTAGGATCTTATTTCTCTTCTTCAGATGCCGTGCTTTTACACTCTCAAGATTCTCCACCCCCTAGCGCAGTGGGTAGCATTCATCATGAAGTTGGAAGCCAGCGAGCCCCTGGTCAAATGGTTGATGATAAACCTACTGGGATCAAATCTACTTCTCCTGAAATAT TAGCTGCTTCAGAGATTGGAGTTTCCATTGAACAAAAGATGCCAAATGATCTCCAGAGAGTTGGAAAGAATCAGCATTTAGAGTCTACACAAGCTCCGTCTTCTACAGTCGGTGTTTCTTCTGGTAGTAGGCCTTCATCTAATTACAACAATCGGTCTCAAGTGATTGGTCCCCAAAAAG TTGGTCCTGGCAAAGAGTGGAAACCAAAATCTACAAACCCCAATGTTAGTCAGGGTGCCACGGCAGCTCCTTTGTCAGATGTTTCTTCCATTGGAAGTCATCCTGAACCGCTGATTACTCCTGCTGCCGCCACTACAAAAGAAGCAACTCTGGAGCTGCAGAAGAAGTTAGAGGAGTCGCACATTTCAGAGAGCCAACATGTGATTATTCCAAATCATCTACATGTCCCTGAAGTTGAGAAACTTGGGTTTTGTTTTGGAAGTTTTGATGCTTCCTTCGCTCTGGATATCAACCAAAATGGTCTTCCAGCTGATAAGACTCCATCACTGTCAGAATCCTCTGAGACTATTGATGAACCCGTGAAGGATCCGGAATTAAG CAATCAAGCTTCGTTGGCAGCTGTGGAGGATACTGAATCGAAGTATCCTGAACAACCCCAATCAAATTCACAAGGACCAGACAAGTTTGCATCTGGTGAGGTTGAAGTCACATCCTCTATTACCACCGATTACAATGAGTCCGTTATAGAGGCTGCTCCTGGAAGCCTGCCACATCCTGTGGTCCATACTTCTTCAAACTATGGTTTTGGTTTCATACCACCAATATTGGGTAGCCAGCTTCCAACTTCTGAAAATTCAGAATCTCAGGCTCGTGATGCTCCTCGACTTCCAGGCTTTGTT GTGCCACAATCTTTTGACCCAGCAAACTATTATGCACAATTTTATCGTTCCGGCATGGATAGTGATGGGCGCATTTCCCCTTTTCACGCTGCTGGAGCTGCAAACAAGTACAATGGAAATGCTGCATTGGTCTCTGCTCAGACTTCTCAGAATCCTCAGGAG TTGCAGGGTGGTGTCCCTTTGGTTCTTTCCACGGCATCTCCGACACCGCTTGCGACTCAAGCTGCTGGGGTAATGCAGAGCTCCATACCTGCATCACAGCAGCCTCATCCTGTGTTCAGGCAACCACCTGGGGTTCATCTACCCCATTATCCTCCTAACTACATTCCATACGGTCCCTATTTCTCCCCATTCTATGTCCCGCCTCCCACAATTCATCAGTTCTTAAGCAACGGCGCTTTCCCTCAGCAACCTCAGGCTGGCAGTTTATATCCAACTGCACCTGGGACAGCTGCCAAATATTCAGCTTCACAATATAAGCAAGGATCAAATATAGGAAGCTCCGCACCCACTGGAGTACCCGGCAACTATGGGCCGTATGGTCTTTCACCGGCCAACTACACTTCCAGTTCAGCCCCAGCTCCTGTTACTTCAACATCAAATGAGGATATTGGTGTCCCACACGTAAAGGAGAATAATGTCTATAGTACTGGCCAGCAG AATGAAGGTTCCGGTGTGTGGTTTACCACCCCAGGTCGGGATATTTCTACCTTGCACGCAAGTTCATTCTACAATCTTCCTCAGGGTCAGCTGGCTTTCACCCCAACCCAGACGGGCCACGGAACCTTCACTGGTATCTTCCACCCCGCACAGGGAGTGACACCGCAAAACGTCCACCCTCTATTGCAACAATCTCAAGGCATTACAAATCCTGCCGATATGGTGGGGCCAACGGGCAATGTTTACCAGCAGCAGCCACAGCACACACAACTTAACTGGCCGAGCAACTATTAA
- the LOC131009521 gene encoding GBF-interacting protein 1-like isoform X2 produces MSSGVKGGASRVSIPSGVKKTIENIKEITGQNHSEDEIYAMLKECSMDPNETTQKLLLLDTFHEVKRKRDRRKENQNKEPAEKWKPGTQARPNRVGRGNYPSRYASHDAGGGRNSPAIKESSASHLTEKSTSKAPLAAPQDVRKSETSSGTSLITGVSNGPSGIAPQSANPTAIHNKSEKPLLVSSAIDSVKNLNTPPVKDTQQHPILESSENATSIPSALGSYFSSSDAVLLHSQDSPPPSAVGSIHHEVGSQRAPGQMVDDKPTGIKSTSPEILAASEIGVSIEQKMPNDLQRVGKNQHLESTQAPSSTVGVSSGSRPSSNYNNRSQVIGPQKVGPGKEWKPKSTNPNVSQGATAAPLSDVSSIGSHPEPLITPAAATTKEATLELQKKLEESHISESQHVIIPNHLHVPEVEKLGFCFGSFDASFALDINQNGLPADKTPSLSESSETIDEPVKDPELSNQASLAAVEDTESKYPEQPQSNSQGPDKFASGEVEVTSSITTDYNESVIEAAPGSLPHPVVHTSSNYGFGFIPPILGSQLPTSENSESQARDAPRLPGFVVPQSFDPANYYAQFYRSGMDSDGRISPFHAAGAANKYNGNAALVSAQTSQNPQEGGVPLVLSTASPTPLATQAAGVMQSSIPASQQPHPVFRQPPGVHLPHYPPNYIPYGPYFSPFYVPPPTIHQFLSNGAFPQQPQAGSLYPTAPGTAAKYSASQYKQGSNIGSSAPTGVPGNYGPYGLSPANYTSSSAPAPVTSTSNEDIGVPHVKENNVYSTGQQNEGSGVWFTTPGRDISTLHASSFYNLPQGQLAFTPTQTGHGTFTGIFHPAQGVTPQNVHPLLQQSQGITNPADMVGPTGNVYQQQPQHTQLNWPSNY; encoded by the exons ATGAGCAGTGGGGTTAAGGGAGGTGCAAGTAGGGTTTCGATTCCGAGCGGCGTTAAGAAGACGATCGAGAATATAAAGGAGATTACTGGCCAGAATCACTCCGAAGATGAGATTTATGCAATGCTCAAGGAATGTTCGATGGATCCCAACGAAACTACTCAGAAGCTTCTACTTCTCG ATACCTTTCATGAAGTAAAAAGAAAACGTGACAGGAGAAAGGAG AATCAAAATAAGGAGCCTGCCGAGAAGTGGAAACCTGGCACCCAGGCGAGACCAAATAGAGTTGGTCGTGGGAACTATCCATCACGATATGCATCTCATG ATGCTGGTGGTGGAAGAAATTCACCTGCTATAAAGGAAAGCTCTGCAAGCCACCTTACTGAGAAAAGTACTAGCAAGGCTCCCTTAGCTGCTCCACAAGATGTGAGAAAGAGTGAAACTTCTTCTGGTACCAG CCTGATTACTGGTGTGTCTAATGGTCCTTCTGGGATTGCCCCCCAGAGTGCCAATCCAACTGCTATCCATAATAAATCAGAGAAACCTCTTCTGGTTTCGTCCGCAATTGATTCTGTGAAAAACCTCAATACTCCTCCGGTGAAGGACACTCAGCAGCACCCGATACTGGAGTCATCTGAAAATGCAACATCTATTCCTTCAGCCTTAGGATCTTATTTCTCTTCTTCAGATGCCGTGCTTTTACACTCTCAAGATTCTCCACCCCCTAGCGCAGTGGGTAGCATTCATCATGAAGTTGGAAGCCAGCGAGCCCCTGGTCAAATGGTTGATGATAAACCTACTGGGATCAAATCTACTTCTCCTGAAATAT TAGCTGCTTCAGAGATTGGAGTTTCCATTGAACAAAAGATGCCAAATGATCTCCAGAGAGTTGGAAAGAATCAGCATTTAGAGTCTACACAAGCTCCGTCTTCTACAGTCGGTGTTTCTTCTGGTAGTAGGCCTTCATCTAATTACAACAATCGGTCTCAAGTGATTGGTCCCCAAAAAG TTGGTCCTGGCAAAGAGTGGAAACCAAAATCTACAAACCCCAATGTTAGTCAGGGTGCCACGGCAGCTCCTTTGTCAGATGTTTCTTCCATTGGAAGTCATCCTGAACCGCTGATTACTCCTGCTGCCGCCACTACAAAAGAAGCAACTCTGGAGCTGCAGAAGAAGTTAGAGGAGTCGCACATTTCAGAGAGCCAACATGTGATTATTCCAAATCATCTACATGTCCCTGAAGTTGAGAAACTTGGGTTTTGTTTTGGAAGTTTTGATGCTTCCTTCGCTCTGGATATCAACCAAAATGGTCTTCCAGCTGATAAGACTCCATCACTGTCAGAATCCTCTGAGACTATTGATGAACCCGTGAAGGATCCGGAATTAAG CAATCAAGCTTCGTTGGCAGCTGTGGAGGATACTGAATCGAAGTATCCTGAACAACCCCAATCAAATTCACAAGGACCAGACAAGTTTGCATCTGGTGAGGTTGAAGTCACATCCTCTATTACCACCGATTACAATGAGTCCGTTATAGAGGCTGCTCCTGGAAGCCTGCCACATCCTGTGGTCCATACTTCTTCAAACTATGGTTTTGGTTTCATACCACCAATATTGGGTAGCCAGCTTCCAACTTCTGAAAATTCAGAATCTCAGGCTCGTGATGCTCCTCGACTTCCAGGCTTTGTT GTGCCACAATCTTTTGACCCAGCAAACTATTATGCACAATTTTATCGTTCCGGCATGGATAGTGATGGGCGCATTTCCCCTTTTCACGCTGCTGGAGCTGCAAACAAGTACAATGGAAATGCTGCATTGGTCTCTGCTCAGACTTCTCAGAATCCTCAGGAG GGTGGTGTCCCTTTGGTTCTTTCCACGGCATCTCCGACACCGCTTGCGACTCAAGCTGCTGGGGTAATGCAGAGCTCCATACCTGCATCACAGCAGCCTCATCCTGTGTTCAGGCAACCACCTGGGGTTCATCTACCCCATTATCCTCCTAACTACATTCCATACGGTCCCTATTTCTCCCCATTCTATGTCCCGCCTCCCACAATTCATCAGTTCTTAAGCAACGGCGCTTTCCCTCAGCAACCTCAGGCTGGCAGTTTATATCCAACTGCACCTGGGACAGCTGCCAAATATTCAGCTTCACAATATAAGCAAGGATCAAATATAGGAAGCTCCGCACCCACTGGAGTACCCGGCAACTATGGGCCGTATGGTCTTTCACCGGCCAACTACACTTCCAGTTCAGCCCCAGCTCCTGTTACTTCAACATCAAATGAGGATATTGGTGTCCCACACGTAAAGGAGAATAATGTCTATAGTACTGGCCAGCAG AATGAAGGTTCCGGTGTGTGGTTTACCACCCCAGGTCGGGATATTTCTACCTTGCACGCAAGTTCATTCTACAATCTTCCTCAGGGTCAGCTGGCTTTCACCCCAACCCAGACGGGCCACGGAACCTTCACTGGTATCTTCCACCCCGCACAGGGAGTGACACCGCAAAACGTCCACCCTCTATTGCAACAATCTCAAGGCATTACAAATCCTGCCGATATGGTGGGGCCAACGGGCAATGTTTACCAGCAGCAGCCACAGCACACACAACTTAACTGGCCGAGCAACTATTAA